GTGTGTGTAAAATGTgtgtagtgtacagtgtgtctATAGATTACAGTACGTTTATAGTATAAGATGTGGTGTAAATGTGTTATGGTGTTTTTATTTAGTGTATTGGCAAGTGTGAGTAATCTAAACATATGTATATTATACAGTGTGTAtagagtgtgtgtatattgCAAGTGTATATTGTACAGTGTATTATAGAAGGTAAATGGTATATGTAGTGTATATATGTTGTAATGTGCAGGGCGTGTGTATTGTAGTGTACAGGGTGTGTATATTATAGTGTGCAGAGGGTGTGGAGTGTATATTGTACAGTGTCTATATTATAGTGTGTACGGTGTGTGTATATTacagtgtgtagggtgtgtgtagtttgtatattatagtgtgcagggtgtgtgctgtgtgtattGTACAGTGAGTGTATATTCCAGCATGTAGGGTGGGTGTAGTGTGTATATTATAGTTTGCAGGTTGTGAGTagtgtgtattgtacagtgtttgtatattagtgtgcagggtgtgtgtagtgtgtatattagtgtgcagggtgtgtagtgtgtattgtacagtgtttgtatattagtgtgcagggtgtgtgtagtgtgtatattactgtgtgcagggtgtgtgtagtgtgtatattagtgtgcagggtgtgtgtagtgtgtattgtacagtgtttgtatattagtgtgcagggtgtgtgtagtgtgtatattacagtgtgcagggtgtgtgtagtgtgtatattagtgtgcagggtgtgtagtgtgtattgtacagtgtttgtatattagtgtgcagggtgtgtgtagtgtgtattgtacagtgtttgtatattagtgtgcagggtgtgtgtagtgtgtatattactgtgtgcagggtgtgtgtagtgtgtatattagtgtgcagggtgtgtagtgtgtatattactgtgtgcagggtgtgtgtagtgtgtatattagtgtgcagggtgtgtgtagtgtgtattgtacagtgtttgtatattagtgtgcagggtgtgtgtagtgtgtatattactgtgtgcagggtgtgtgtagtgtgtatattagtgtgcagggtgtgtagtgtgtattgtacagtgtttgtatattagtgtgcagggtgtgtgtagtgtgtattgtacagtgtttgtatattagtgtgcagggtgtgtgtagtgtgtatattactgtgtgcagggtgtgtgtagtgtgtatattagtgtgcagggtgtgtagtgtgtattgtacagtgtttgtatattagtgtgcagggtgtgtgtagtgtgtattgtacagtgtttgtatattagtgtgcagggtgtgtgtagtgtgtatattactgtgtgcagggtgtgtgtagtgtgtatattagtgtgcagggtgtgtgtagtgtgtattgtacagtgtttgtatattagtgtgcagggtgtgtgtagtgtgtatattacagtgtgcagggtgtgtgtagtgtgtatattagtgtgcagggtgtgtagtgtgtattgtacagtgtttgtatattagtgtgcagggtgtgtgtagtgtgtattgtacagtgtttgtatattagtgtgcagggtgtgtgtagtgtgtattgtacagtgtttgtatattagtgtgcagggtgtgtgtagtgtgtatattactgtgtgcagggtgtgtgtagtgtgtatattagtgtgcagggtgtgtagtgtgtattgtacagtgtttgtatattagtgtgcagggtgtgtgtagtgtgtatattactgtgtgcagggtgtgtgtagtgtgtatattagtgtgcagggtgtgtagtgtgtattgtacagtgTTTGTATATTAGTatgcagagtgtgtgtagtgtgtatattacagtgtgcagggtgtgtagtgtgtattgtacagtgtgtgtatattacaGTGTGTAGGATGGGTGCAggtatatacacaaacacagttaGTCGGAAGTGTTCGCTTCATTTGAAACCTGATTATTCCACCATTTGTTTAGTGTAATAAATACTATTCATTAAAAGCGTCCACAATTTCCCAGTGACGTATTTCCAGGGCTCTGCACTGATTGGCTCACAGAAAGGTCAGGGAGGACTGTCTCTGATTGGCCCACAGAGAGGACAGGGAGTATTGTCTCTGATTGGCCAGGGAAGACAGGGAGGACTGtcccacatacacactcacacccacacaaacagacacacactcacatagacaCACTGCTTATCTACTGCagtcaatttaaatgtaaatacatgtaaaataatattttagtgAAAAACGTTtattacaataacaaaataaaactttacaACAAAGTAGGAAAACTACATACAGGAGAGtttccacagagagagagagagagagagagagagagggagggagggagagggaggtggaGACACTGGGCTGACACTGTGCCACTCCTGGCACAGCTCTCACTGTACACAGTAATCAGACTCAAATATTTCCTTGGCCCAAAGCCCACAGTGCTCCAGCCGTCCACAGTGCTCTACTACAATGAGTCacatctgtgtgtgttcagtgcccCCCGGTGGATGGTCTGGGCACTGCAGACCCCCGGGGGTCAGTCTGAGACAGGGACACTGTGAGCTACTGCCTGTGTCCCTCTTCCACTGTCAGTGGTCTCctatcctctccctctctctctctctctctctctctctctctctcaaatcagGTCAGTGCCAGTACAGTGTcatatctctctctccttctctctgctcCCCCTTCAACACATGAGTGTGTATTCAGTGTCCCCACCCCGTCAGCCCAGCTCCTCTCGGGTCTTGCCCTGAATGCGCGGCATCTTCTTGCTGGACGAGTCCTCCAGCTCTTTGGCCTTGTAGTAGTGAGGGGCCACTTCCAAGAGCCAGGTGCTGTCGATCTCGATCACCTGCAGGGGGAGGAGAGAGTCAGTCAGCGTGTCAGTGTCTCAGGCAGTGTGCTGTGAGCCTGGTCCGGGTGTGGGAGTGTGTGCTGGTGTCAGGGTGctcgtgtcagtgtgtcagtgttccgTGGTGCTCGTGTCAGTGTTCCGTGGTGctcgtgtcagtgtgtcagtgttccgTGGTGctcgtgtcagtgtgtcagtgttccgTGGTGctcgtgtcagtgtgtcagtgttccaGGTGACCTGTCTCATGAACTCCTTGGTGGTGAAGACCAGCTCGTGGTAGATGATCCAGCGCGGCTGCTCCTCAAACAGGGCCGAGTTGGGGTGGATGTAGACGGTCTGTTGGTGCTTCACGGTGCGGTACCCCGACTTACTGAGGCGGGACGTGTGGTAGAAGTAGCCGGCCGTCACCGCCTGCaccgagagggagagagagggacagatcaatcagtcagtcagagagAGTGATGCAGCGATGGCAAGATCGAAGGGAGGAGTGTGCACTTTGCGTGTGGGGGAAGGTGTGTACATTGTGTAGGGGGGGTCTGTACCTTGCGTATGGGGGTGGCGTCTCCCTGGCAGCTGCTCAGCTCCACCTCGATCCTCTCCATCAGCCCCTCGAGCTGCTCCCGCACGTCTCGCGCCCTCTTCATCGAGCGGAACTGGATGAAGTTCTCATAACACCACTGAGTGGAGTAACCGCTCTCCAcccactgcaacacaacacacaacacaacacattaataacaccGCACTGAGTGGGCTAGCCACTCTCCACCCGCTgtgcacacacagagagacagtacacacgctgtacacacacacctgtgtgTAGACATTGAGCAGCACCAGGTGGTCTCCGCCCGGCACGATGAAGTTCATGCGAGCGTTGTCTGCGTGAACCACCTTGTCCTTGGGCCTGTAGAACACCGAGTTATTGACCGACAGCATGGCAGCGATGGTCAGTACCTCCTCCGAGCACTTGTACCTGAGAGGGGGAGAGGCAGCGTCAGTGCGTCacagtgtctgtcagtcagcatgtcagtctgtcagtgtgttagCAAGTCAGTCAGCTGTTTATTATTGTCACTGTTCCAGTGTTTTATTGACAGTGTATTAGTGTGAAGCCCTGTGCCGGAGCGTGAAGCCCCACGTCTGTGTCGGAGCGTGAAGCCCTCTGACGGAGCGTGAAGCCCTGTGGCGGTGCGTGATGCCCTGTGGTGGTGCGTAACGCAGTACTCACTGCTCGGACGCCAGGATCATCTTTGACAGCATGGGGTCAACTGGCAGCTCAGCCATCCTGCGGCCCAActgtggagacagacacacacagtcagagtCACtgacactctccctctctgcctctctcactCTGccatggcatctctctctccctcagtacCTTAGTCAGTTCCCCCCGGTGGTTCAGAGCCCCCAGTGCGTACAGCTGCTCCAAGGCCAGCACCAGCGTCTCGTGGGGTGGGGGGTCCATGAAGTCAAAGTGGATCAGGTCATTGATacctgagagagggagacaatTAGTGTATCTGTATTATCcgtctgtctctcagtctcccTTCCTTTCTCTTCccatctctccatccctctcgcTCTCATTCTCTCGCTCACCCAGGCTCTTGAGCAGCAGCACCACGTTGCCCAGGTTGGTCCTCTGGATCTCGGGCACGGTCGTCTCCTCCATCTCATGCTTGAAGGCCCAGGCAGTGTACAGACGGAAGCACTTCCCCGCTGCCACTCGCCCTGCCCGCCCCGCGCGCTGATTCGCTGAcgcctgcagagacacaggaggagagccaatcagcacacacacacacacacacacacacacacacacacagtcacagagccaatcagcacacacacacacagagccaatctgcacacacacacggccaCAGGCACAGAGccaatctgcacacacacacaaagcgaGGGTCAGCGTTACCCGGGAGCAGGGCGTGACGATGAGGGACTCCATGCCCGTCCTGGCGTTGTAGCTCTTCTGTTTGCAGAAGCCGGGGTCGATCACATAGATTATGCCGTCGATCGTCAGGGACGTCTCTGCGATATTTGTCGCCACAACCACCTGCCACGGCATCCAAGCAGAGACGGAGAGGTCAGGACAGCCTGACCGACTGGACATGGCAGGAGGACATCAATACACACACTGAGtgcccacagagacacacagagagagggacagacaccagacagacacacagagacacacagagagagggacagacaccagacagacacacagagatgcacagagagagggacagactcCAGAccaacacacagagagagggacagacaccagacagacacacagagacgcacagagagagggacagacaccagacagacacacactcagacagagACGCACCTTCCTGGCGCCAGGTGGCGTGGGGCTGAAGATCTTGGCCTGCATGTCGGAGGGCAGGTTGGCGTAGATGGGCAGCACGATGAGCTCGGCGATGCGGGAGCCCAAGCGCCGGCACCGGTCCTGCAGCATCTCACAGCAAGCCTCGATCTCCTCCTGCggggggaagagggagagagagagggttatgTGTCTCCACACGTCTCAAGGTTATCGCAGCGCGGTGTGACACTGAAACAGCGCGGGGCACAGTCGACGCAGTGCGGTGCGTTACCTGTCCCGTGAGGAACACCAGGatgtccccgggggcctgggtgACATGGATCTGCAGCACGGACACCACACAGGCGTCCAGGTAGTCCGCCTCCGGGGCCTGGGGGGACGACAAAGGGTCAGAAACACCCAGCACATGTGTAGATGTCCGTATTCATaacctctcccctctctctctctcacaaccCACCTCCTCACCTTGGTGTAGAAGATGTCAACTGGGAAGCGGCGGCCCGGCACCCTGAACACGGGTGCGTTGTCGAAGAAGGTGGAGAAGCGCTCGGTGTCCAGGGTGGCACTGGCGATCAGGACCTTCAGGTCGGGCCGGAAGCGGGCGATGTCCTTGATCAGGCCGAACAGCACATCCGTGTGCAGGGTGCGCTCGTGGGCCTCGTCTAtgatcaccacactgacacagagcagggggttacacacacacacacacgtactgactgactggcactGCAGTACCTCAAACCagagagagagtcagtcagtcagtgtgtcagtcagtcagtgtgtcagtcagtcagtgtgtcagtcagtcagtcagtcaagtgtgtcagtcagtaccTGTAGCTGGCCAGGTCTGGCTCGGTGAGGAACTCTCTCAGTAACATGCCATCTGTCATGTACTTCAGCACAGTGCGCTCAGAGGTGCAGTCCTCAAACCTGATACTGTACCccacctacacacacagacggagagagagggttaatacagtccTCATAACTGAAACTATGCCCAAACTACACACTGCCGCAGCTCTATAAACGGGTCAGCAGTGAATTCACAGAGTAACAATGATACATATATTTCAGACAGGTACACAGatagatgtatatatacaagTCATTTCAGTCCCTATCAGTGCGCCAGTTCATCTGACAGAAAGTGACGTCTACCTCATTGCCCAGCTTGACGCCCACTTCCTGGGCCACCCTGGCCGCCACACTCATGGCCGCCACTCTGCGGGGCTGGGTGCAGCCAACCTTCTTCCCCCCTTCTGTGTAGccctgcgagagagagagaggggggatttAATATACAGACACTGTacgctcacactctctcacaccaATCCACAGCCCCCGGCCCGGCTCACCTCCTCCAGCAGGTACTGGGGTATCTGTGTGGTCTTGCCGGAGCCTGTCTCGCCCTCGATGATGAGGATCTGGTGCTCCGCGATGGCCGCCAGCAGGTCCTCCCTGTAGGGGAACACAGGCAGACTGCGCCGCACCTCCGCCAGGCTCTGACGGGCGCGCTGGGCCTCCGACACGGCCTCCTGCTCTCCCTGCTCCTCCTGGGGGGGGCAGCATTGAGCATTAGTCAGACAGttggtgtgtcagtcagtgtgtcagccagtcaagtcagtcaggcagtgtgtcagccagtcagtgtgtcagtgtgtcagtcaatccCTGCTATGGTACAGATTGTATTTAAagtacagacagacaggcaggcagtaCAGACCTGTGCTCTGGTGCCCTTCATGGTGACGGCGCTGACGAAGTTGATCATCTCCTCGTCCTCCAACACCAGCTGGTACTTCTCCCGCTCCTCCTCCATGCCGCGCTCCCGGGCATCCTTCGCTCCAAAGTGCAGGGAGGCCGCCCCCAGCCTCTCCTCCTCCCAGCGGCCCTGCTCCCCCCCGCCGCTCCACGTGCCCTCCCCTCCTGCTCGCTCACTGTCCCTCTCCTCCACCTCAGCTCGCTCCGGCACggtctgagagagacagagaaagagagagacaggttaATACGAgccaccacaaacacacagtaccGCAAAAGACTGAAAgcacactccctccctccccgtACCTTGGTCCTCTTCTCCTCGGGCATGTAGTAGCGGTTGCTCCTCTCCTCACGCTCCCTCTCGCCGGCCTTCTTGTAGTCCTGGGCCAGATCCCGCACAGTGCGCTTGTACTGCAGCTCCTCGCGCTCACGCCGGGTCAACGGCTGGTCCTGGAACAGCAGCTCCTCATCCGCGAtctcctgctccagctcctgcaGCTTCTCCTGCTCGCGCCGGGACAGGTACTGCCGCCGGGACTGCTTACGGAGCTCTggcagctgggggggagaggagagcagaGGGACATgggagagatggaggagaggaCAATTAACAGCAGATTACAAGAGTAAccgaattataataataataataataataataataataaaatatttaaatttcgTACCATTTTCTTCTGATCCTCCTCGGCCATCTTCAGTCTCTTCTGGGCCTCTTCATAtgcctgacagacagacagatgaatGTTAGGTCTCCtctttcccacttcctgttgtaTCTCCAGTACATGATAAGTCTTGTTCTTgtctgattcagacacacacctccccctctcctcccttTCCCACTCCCGCTCTCGtccccctcttctccctctatctccctgtccctgtcttctccctctctctccctctctctcatttgtctcccccctccctctccctctcctgtctcccccgtccctctccctctctcctgtctctgccccgaccctctccctctctctgtctctgccccatccctctccctctctctcctgtctctcccctgtccctctccctcgctctcctgtctctcaccctttccctctctctctcggtacCTTCTTGTCATTTCTCTCCAGTATGTGCCGGGTCTTGTCTTTGTCTCTCCGCTTCACTCTCTCAGCGAACGCGTCCCTCTCCTCCAGGTCCTGTAGCCGCTCCCTCTCCTCCTTctcccactcctcctcctcctcctcgccctTCCCCGTCAAACCCGTGGCTGCCTTCTtactgtggagagaggaggagaagggaggagtcagagagagagagagagagagagagagagaaggaggtcAATAATCACTCAACTGCCCGGGCACTACAACACGTAATCAATGTCTGGACTATCAAACACAGCTTCatcttttccttctctctcaTCACCTCTTGTCCTCCTCTCCAGACGAAGAGCTCTCCTCTCGTTTCTGTCGCAGGTTTTTCCTCTTCTTCCCCTTCTCCTTGCCCCTGTCCCTCCCTGCTCCTCCTCTAGTCTTCCCTGTGGCTTGCTCAGTCTCCTcctcgctctcgctctcctcCAGCAGGGTGTAGGTGCGGTTCTTTCTATCCATCTCGATCGCCTCTCGCTCCCTTGCTCTGATGGGCCGTTCCACCACCTCCTTCCGGGGGACCTGAGAGAGAGTGAATTCATACAGTGCGAAGACACAGATGGATTCACTGACTATTAGACTACATTAACATGCCACTTTTAAAACTGACTGatacattgacacactgactgactgatacctTGCCGTACAGTTCCATTGCGAAGGCGGAGGTGGTGCTGTTGACATCGATGGCGCCGGTGTCTCGCAGGCGGGTCAGGAAGTCCTGTGGGCTGGTGCTACGCCGGGCCGTGCCAATCAGGAACTGGACCACGCAGCGGTCACTCAGCCCCAGGACAGAGTGCAGCTTGTCACTCACCCACTGCTCCAGATTGGCCAttctgggggagagagagagtgaagagGGGAGGTAGCGAGGGAAAGGGGCGATAgagaagagaggaagagagagggggtgggtgtcagtacacacacactgacagactggacagtacagcacatacacactgacagactgtgtacagtacagcacatacacactgacagactggacagtacagcacatacacactgacagactggacagtacatacatacacactgacagactggacagtacagcacatacacactgacagactggacagtacagcacatacacactgacagactggacagtacagcacatacacactgacagacagtacagcacatacacactgacagactggacagtacagcacatacacactgacagacagtacagcacatacacactgacagactggacagtacagcacatacacactgacagacagtacagcacatacacactgacagactggacagtacagcacatacacactgacagacagtacagcacatacacactgacagactggacagtacagcacatacacactgacagactggacagtacagcacatacacactgacagactggacagtacagcacatacacactgacagactgtgtacagcacatacacactgacagactggacaCACAGTTAGCACACTGGCTGACCCATTGGACACTACTGTTCTGTATTGTGTGGCTACACTGAACCCCAGTAGACTGGACTGCACAGCCGCTAAAGAGTGAAGTCAATGGCCTCTCACACTGCATCGCACTGCACGGCCA
This Amia ocellicauda isolate fAmiCal2 chromosome 15, fAmiCal2.hap1, whole genome shotgun sequence DNA region includes the following protein-coding sequences:
- the dhx16 gene encoding pre-mRNA-splicing factor ATP-dependent RNA helicase DHX16 translates to MANLEQWVSDKLHSVLGLSDRCVVQFLIGTARRSTSPQDFLTRLRDTGAIDVNSTTSAFAMELYGKVPRKEVVERPIRAREREAIEMDRKNRTYTLLEESESEEETEQATGKTRGGAGRDRGKEKGKKRKNLRQKREESSSSGEEDKSKKAATGLTGKGEEEEEEWEKEERERLQDLEERDAFAERVKRRDKDKTRHILERNDKKAYEEAQKRLKMAEEDQKKMLPELRKQSRRQYLSRREQEKLQELEQEIADEELLFQDQPLTRREREELQYKRTVRDLAQDYKKAGEREREERSNRYYMPEEKRTKTVPERAEVEERDSERAGGEGTWSGGGEQGRWEEERLGAASLHFGAKDARERGMEEEREKYQLVLEDEEMINFVSAVTMKGTRAQEEQGEQEAVSEAQRARQSLAEVRRSLPVFPYREDLLAAIAEHQILIIEGETGSGKTTQIPQYLLEEGYTEGGKKVGCTQPRRVAAMSVAARVAQEVGVKLGNEVGYSIRFEDCTSERTVLKYMTDGMLLREFLTEPDLASYSVVIIDEAHERTLHTDVLFGLIKDIARFRPDLKVLIASATLDTERFSTFFDNAPVFRVPGRRFPVDIFYTKAPEADYLDACVVSVLQIHVTQAPGDILVFLTGQEEIEACCEMLQDRCRRLGSRIAELIVLPIYANLPSDMQAKIFSPTPPGARKVVVATNIAETSLTIDGIIYVIDPGFCKQKSYNARTGMESLIVTPCSRASANQRAGRAGRVAAGKCFRLYTAWAFKHEMEETTVPEIQRTNLGNVVLLLKSLGINDLIHFDFMDPPPHETLVLALEQLYALGALNHRGELTKLGRRMAELPVDPMLSKMILASEQYKCSEEVLTIAAMLSVNNSVFYRPKDKVVHADNARMNFIVPGGDHLVLLNVYTQWVESGYSTQWCYENFIQFRSMKRARDVREQLEGLMERIEVELSSCQGDATPIRKAVTAGYFYHTSRLSKSGYRTVKHQQTVYIHPNSALFEEQPRWIIYHELVFTTKEFMRQVIEIDSTWLLEVAPHYYKAKELEDSSSKKMPRIQGKTREELG